The Rhizobium oryzihabitans genome segment AGGTCCCCGACCTAACAACGGAACAAGACCATGACCGACAAGATCTACAACGTGCTCTTCCTGTGCACGGCAATTCGCACGTTCTATTCTCGGCGAATCCATCCTGAATCATGAGGGGAAAGGTCGCTTTCGAGCCTACTCCGCGGGGAGCCATCCGAAGGGCGAGGTGAACCCCATGCGATCAAGGAGTTGGAAGCGCTCGGCTATCCGTTCTACCGGTTTCTCCTCGAAGAACTGGGATGTGTTCGCGGAGCCGGGCGCGCCGCAGATGGATTTCATCTTCACGGTCTGCGACAGCGCGGCTGGCGAAGCGTGTCAGTCTGGTTGGGGTAATCCGATGACAGCGCACTGGGGTGTCGAGGATCCGGCCGCGTCGTGGGAACGGATATCGAAGTCCAGAGAGCTTTCGCACAGGCCGCCGTTTTTCTGAAGAACCGCATTGGCGCCTTCCTAAGCTTCCGCTGTCTTCGATCGACAAGCTTGCGCTTGAACAGAAGCTAAAGCAGATCGGCCAGATGGAAGGGTCGACCAGCAGCCAGGAAAAGAGCGCCTGATGTCCGTATTTGAACGTATCTCACTGTCTGGGTTTTCCTCTGCATTCCTCGTCGGCATCGCGCTTGGCCATCTGATGCCGAGCGTTTCCAGACGATCGGCGCAGCCGAGATCGCCAAGGTGAACATTCCCGTCGCCGTGCTGATCTGGCTGATGGTCATCCCCATGCTTCTCAAGATCGACTTCGGCTCACTGTCGAAGGTCGTAGCTATTGGCGCGGCATCGGCGTGACGCTTGTTCATCAACTGGGCCGTCAAGCCGTTCTCGATGGCGCTGTTGGCTGGCTGTTCGTGGGCTGGCTGTTCCGGCATACCTGCCAGCGGACCAAATCGACTCCTACATTGCGGGCCTGATCATTCTCGCGGCGGCGCCCTGCACGGCTATGGTGTTCGTCTGGAGCAACCTGACGAAGGGCGAACCTCATTTCACCCTGTCCAGGTCGCACTCAACGACGCTATCATGATTGTCGCCTTCGCACCGATCGTGGGTCTGCTTCTGGGTCTGTCTGCGATCACAGTGCCGTGGGACACCCTCATGATCTCAGTGGCCCTCTACATCTGATTCCGGTCGCGATCTCCCAGGGTCTAAGGCGTGCCTGCTGGCGGCGGGAGCACGCCGGGTTGGACCGGCTGTTGTCAAGCTTCAGCCGCTGTCGCTTGTCGCATTACTGGCGACGCTGGTGTTGCTGTTTGGCTTCCAGGGCGAGCAGATCATTGCGCAGCCTACGATCATCGCATTCTGGCAGTGCCGATCCTGATCCAGGTCTATTTCAATTCCGGCCTCGCTTACATCCTCAATCGGATTTCAGGTGAGCAGCATTGTGTGGCTGGTCCCTCGGCACTTATCGGGGCCTCTAACTTCTTCGAACTAGCAGTCGCCGCCGCCATCAGCCTCTTCGGGTTTCAGTCGGGCGCGGCACTTGCCACAGTGGTCGGTGTGCTGATCGAGGTACCGGTGATGCTTTCCGTCGTCTGGATCGTGAACCGCTCGAAGGGCTGGTACGAGGCATCGCCCGCCGCTTTCCCGCAACACATCACCGAAAGGACCTGACTATGGACGCCACCATCTATCACAATCCGGCTGCGGGACGTCTCGCAACACGTTGGCACTGATCCGCGCAGCCGGGATCGAGCCTACTGTCATCGAATACCTTCAGAACCCGCCGTCGCGCGAGCAGCTCTTGAAGATGATTAGGGACGCCGGTCTGACTGTTCGTGACGCGATCCGCGAGAAGGGCACTCCTTATGCCGAACTCGTCTCGACAATCCGGACCTGACCGAAGACCAGTTGCTGGAGCGCGATGCTCGCGACCCGATCCTGATCAAATCGACCATTTGTCGTCACGGCGCTCGGCACCAAGCTGCCCGCCCGTCAGAGGTAGTACTCGACATCTGCCGACCGATGCTTCAAAGGTTCGTTCACCAAGAAGACGGCGAACAGGTTCTGGATCAGGAAGGAAAGCGTATTGTCTGATACCTTCCCCGCACTGCACGACCAGCTTCTTCAGCCCATCGAGCCGGAATCGCTCCGGCCGATGTTCTCGACACATAAGCCCAGGATCTTGATTTCTACGGTTCCCTGGCGGAGATTTCCTATAGCCGTCTGCTTGCCTTCGAAGTTCGTCGGCTTCTCGAACGGCTGGGATGCGAGGTTCGCGTGTTCGATCCGCCGGGTTGCCGCTTCCGGACGAATCTCCGGTGAGCCACCCAAGGTGCAGGAGCTCCGCGAACTGACCCAGTGGTCTGAAGGCCACATCTGGATCAGCCCGGAACGCCACGGTGCCATGACCGGGATAATGAAGTCCCAAATCGACTGGATCCCGCTCTCGGTCGGTTCCGTCCGGCCGACGCAAGGCAAGACGCTGGCGGTGATGGAAGTATCCGGTGGCAGTCAGTCCTTCAACGCCGTCAATCAATTACGCATTCTTGGCCGCTGGATGCGAATGATCACCATCCCCAACCAGTCGTCCGTCGCCAAGGCGTTTCAGGAATTCGATGCCGAAGGACGAATGAAGCCGTCGTCCTATTACGACCGCGTCGTGGACGTCTGCGAAGAGCTGGTGAAGTTCACTATCTCACCCGCGATGTTTCGTCCTATCTCACGATCGCTACAGCGAGCGGAAGGGAAGACGCAGCGAGCTGGAGAAGCGGGTTTCGCTGAAGTCGATCTAGTAATTCTGGACAGTTGCGGTGGCTGGTCGCCGACAGGATACTGCCACCGCAACGAATGCCGCTATGCTGACCGCGCCGAGACACGCGTTTCCAATGAGCGACAAGCTCAGGCCCAGGTTCTCCATGGCCGCCGCGAACGCGAAAGGTGCTCCGGCTCCGAGCGCCAGTCGAGCCGCGCGCCATCTTGCCTGTGATCGCTCCATATCCGTCCGATCCGAATTAGATAGAGCGGCAAACTCCCCTGCGCGATGCCTGTTGATTCCGGAAGCCAAGCCCCAGGCAGATGGCGAAGGCGACCGCACCCGGCAGCCAGTTCCCCGTCACCAGCAGGATCAGGACGCCGAAGACGATCAGCACGGCGGCAAGTACGGCAAGTCCCGGCGGCGACAGGTTCTTCCCGAAGACCATGTTGATCAGGCGGCTCAGAACCTGCGCAGGACCGAACAGTGAGCCGATAACGACGGCGGCTGCCCCCAACCCGATCGAGCCGAGCATCGGCACCATATGGGCAAGGATGGCTGCGAGCGTAAAGCCGAGGAGCGCGGAAGGCAAACGAGACGATGACCATGGCGCGGCGCCTTGCATGAGGTGCGATCGCGCCGATCACCGTTTCGCGTGTCCGGATGGTCGTTTCGCCAGCATTCTGTCCGAGACTCCGGATCCAGAAGTGCAGCGGCATGCAAAGGAAGAGGTTCAGCGCCGCAAAGACGAGATAGATTTCCCGCCACGAGAGATATCCCGTAAGTGCTGACGAGATCGGCCAGAAGATTGTCGAGGCTAATCCACCAATCAGCGTAAGATAGGTAATGCTGCGGGAAGCGCTGCGGGATCGCTTTCAACCAGAGCTGCGAATGCAGCCTGATACTGCACCATTCCCGATGACACCTCGAGCAGGATGATGGCGATGGCGAAGATTGGCGACTGAGGGCGACCAGGCGCAAAGGGCAAGTGTCAATGCCGCGAGCGCTGACCCTGCCGTCATGATCGTCGCGGCACCGATCCGGTCCATCTGCTTGCCGATATAGGTGGCCGAGAGACCGCCGATAAACAGGGACACGGAGAACACACCGAATACCTCTGCCAGCGATAAGCCGAGATCCTCCGCCATGCGGGGCGAGGATGCTGAAGCTGTAGTAGAGCGTGCCGTAACCGATGATCTGCGTCAGGCCGAGAGCCGAGACAATGCCTGCAGGGATTGTGGAACTACGCAACGACGTCATCCTTGCCGGCTGGGCTACAGCAGTCGCCGCCACGCTCGACACTCTCTCTGATCACCTGATGACCAGCGCAACAGTCCTCCATCAGGAATTTGACGAGATCGGCAAGCGCGTCGTAACTCGCGTTGTAGATGATTGAGCGGGACTCCCTTCGCTGGGAGATCAATCCTGACCGCTCCAGTTCCTTCAAATGGAAGGAGACGTTCGTCGCGGAGACGCCCATGCGTTCGGCGATCACACCTGCGGCCAATCCCTCCGGGCCCGCAATGACCAGAGCACGGACGATCGCAAGGCGGGTCTCCTGGGACAGCGCCGCGAATGACGAAAGAGCTTGACGTTCATACCATATTTCAACAATCCTTGAACTATTGGATAGAGGGATAACGCACATGAACGCGATCGACAAGACAATTTCGACAGACATCAGTCTCGCCCATCTCCTCGATGTCCTCGCCGTGGCTCCAGATGCGCCGCTGGTTTTCAGCTATGACGGCAATTCCGTCCGTGCGGGCTACCACGTCACCGAAGTCAAGGCGGGATGTTTTCGGCGCTCGATTGCGGCGCCAACCCGGAAGCCTGGGCAGAGATCTTCGTGCAGCTCTGGGATATCGACGAAGATGAACGGACGCATATGCCGGCCGGCAAGTTTGCGCGATCATCCGCAAAGTCTCTGACCATGTGCAGCTTGAGCCGACTGCAAAACTCACGTTCGAGATCAGCGACGGAGAGCGGCCGATGGCCCTCTACTGCGCGTCAGCACCGCGGCTCGTCGCCGGCACCTTCGAGGTGTCTCTTGTCGCTCGACCAGCAAGCTGCAAGCCACGGGATCGCTGGCTGGCGGAGGAGCAGGCCAAATCGTCCTGCTGCGGGCCAGCTAGCACGACGTCGAAGTGCTGCGCCTAGCCGCCCGGCTAGGATGCGCTCCGGGCGTCACTCCGGGAGCAACGAGCTTAAAGCGCTTGAAGGAATGCCATCAACTTGTCGGGCGGCCGGTAGCGAACACCTGTAGGGCTGACCGGCTGAAGCCGGCTGAGCGCGTTTTCCTTCATCGCAAGGTCAGCCTCCATGTAGATATGCGTCGTGCTGATGTCCTCGTGTCCGAGCCAAAGCGCGATCACGGTCAGGTCGACGCCGGACTGCAGCAGGTGCATCGCCGTGGTGTGCCGGAAGGTATGCGGCGATATCGCCTTTGCGCGGTTCGATGGAACACCTCCGCCGGCAGCGCCGACGGCGAGGTCGAGCGCTGCCTCACACTGGAGCGGGATAGGCGCGTCCCCGAACTGTTGGGAAAGATGTAGGCATCCGGTCCACAATCATGAAGATCCTGAATCCATCGCTTCAGCGTTCGTGCGGTCTCATTCCAGAGTGGCACGCTCCGGCGCTTGCGCCCCTTCCCATGCAGGTGCACGACCGTGCAGTCTCCAGAATGACACTACCAATCCGAAGGTCGATAGCCTCGGACACACGCGCGCCAGTATTATAGAGGAATGTAAACAGTGCCCGGTCGCGCCTGCCGGCCATGTTTTGGGATCGGGCGCGTTGATGATCGCCTCGACCTCGGCGCGCGCCAGGTAGCCGAGAACTGCCTTGTCATGCCGCTTCTGCGGGACGGCGAGGCTGCGCTCGATCACCGCCAGCGCAGTCAGATCCTCATGCGCGGCATATTTGAGGAAGACCCGGATTGCGGACAGCCGTGCATTTCGGCTTCTGACGCTATTGGCCGATCACGCTCGAGGTGATCCAGAAAGGCCAGGATCAGATCGGCATTGAGGTCGGGCAGGGTCAGGTTCGTCGGGGATTTCCCGATCCGCTTCTCAGCGAAGGCCAGCAGCAGTTTGAACGTGTCGCGATATGCCGCGACCGTGCATGGGCTCACCGCTCGTTGCTGGCGCAGATGATCAACGAAGAAGCGCTGCAGCAGGGTCGGAAAGGAAGGTGTGGTATCACTCATCAACGTCGCCTCCAACCATAGCTGCACCTTCGAAGCGATTGCCTGCAATTGCCATGAGCTCGGGCACGCCTCAATATACCAGTAGGTATCGAGCAGATTGGCATGGCCGACATACGTAGACAGCATCATCATTGCCGCATCGATCTCCGTTCCACTTTCCTGCCAGAGGATAAGCCGACGGCATATGAAGCTGTGCCGAAGGTCATGGATACGCACGAAGGGATGGCCACCGCGCGGCCGGATTCCCAATCTCTGGGTGATCCGGAACCAGGCGTGCCAGGCGTTCATGTAGCTCAGCTTCTTGCTGGACAGCTCGCTCATGAAGACAGGATCGGCCGGCTTCGATGGGAATAGCGCGTTTCGTCGATCGAGGAAGATCTCGAGCGCGGCAACAGCGGTTGGATGGAGGGAGACCAGTCGCTGGCGGCCATATTTCGCTTCCCGCACCACGATCTGCGCAGCTTCGAGATCCAGATCTCGGATCTGTAGGCCGAGCGCTTCCGATATGCGCAGCCCAGTCGAGGCCAGCAGGCCGATCAGGGCAGGCATCATGAGCGTCCCGGCAGCCTGAACGCGGCGAATGTGATGCGCTTCGGCGATGATGCCCACGATTTCCTCGTTCGCGAAGATATGTGGAGCAAGCCGACGCTTCGTCCGCCCAAAAGGATTGGTCGCCGGGAAGGTGGTTTCACGATCCTCTGCCGCGAGAAAGGCCGCGAATGGCCTCAACACCTCCAGTCGTTTTGCCCAGGTGAAGGGGTCGGCAATTGTCGCTTCGGCCTTCGCCCAGCGGAGCGCGATATCGGACGAGAGCGCCCCTTCGTGTCCTCTGTCGTCGGCATATCGTGCAAAGGAGGTGATCTGCCTTGCTGAAGTTTTCATCTTGAAGCCGAGGCTTCGCGATGTGCGAGGTAGGCCTCGGCACGAGATAGCATAGTGGCTGACCCGGTCATGCGCTCGCTCCCGGCCAAGGCAGGGCTACGGCCGCCAGCCTGTTTTGATCGACGCGGGCGTAGCCGCAGTTGTCACCACGCTCCTATGCCGCATGATGTCCGCAACCTGCTTCAGGGGCACGGCATCGTTGACCAGTCGACTGGCAATCGTATGGCGGAAGATATGGATACGGGTGCAATCCCAGCCCAATCGGTCGTAGACCGCATAGACTGCTCGCTGTACCGAGCGCGGAGTGATCGGCTCTCCAAGGGGCGCAACATGCCGGACGAAGACCTCCCTGTGTTGCGTGGCTTGCCTTTCATGCACGATATAGTCGGCGATAGCTTCGCCTGTAGCATATGGAAGCGGCATAGGATCGGACCGGCGCGACTTGGTCGAGCGCACCCGGATCATACCTTTTTCCCAATCGATATCGTCGAGTGTCAGGCTGGTTACCTCGATCGACCGCATCCCGAGGTCTGCTAGGCACCTGATAATGGCATGAACTCTCTTCCGGGTTCGGCCGATTTCTGCAGAGACTTCCAGCAATCGCTCCAGCTCCGCCGGGCTGAAGCCCGTTTGCAGTCTGGCCGGCGTTTTCACTGCGGGTGCTGGTATGGCCTTTACTAGCCGACGGACATCGTCGCCTAAGAGTGCTCGATATCGAAGATAGCACCTGATCGAGACAGAGTAGCTACGGATGGTTGCTGGTTTCCGTCCCTGCTCGCCGAGCACGAACTGACGAATGTGCGAGTGGTTGAGGTTGGCTATATCGACACGGCCATCTTTCACACAGCCGACCAGAAGCCTCAGAACAACATTGCGATGCTTGCGGCGTGAACCCGCAGACAAGCCCAAACTTCTTCGAGCATTTTATCGAACGCCAGGACTTCACGATCTATCGCCGCGAGGTTCATCGCGGGATCTCGCGAAGTGCCCTCATTTTGACGGCGAGGTTCAAAGCTCGACGCATAGCCTCCACCTCCGTACGCATTTTCCAAAAGCACGAGCAGGAGCAACCATTCGCGTGAGCCGTCAGGAAGCTTTCCATGTGTTCAGTGGTGAAGCTTTCCGTGGCGACACCACGCTCGAATAGCCAATAGCCAAAGTGAAGGACGACAGCGGTATATTGGCGCTTGCGCCTAACGTCCAAATTTCGGCGCTCGCATTGGTCATGGACCATTCGAGCGAGCGGCGAAAGAATATTGTCCGGGTCTTCGGTTCGAAGACGGAGGTGGAGTGTGGTCGGCAATCGCGTTCTCCTTTTTCGCTGAGTTGCGATTGCAGGTTGCCTTCATTCGGATGCCCTACGCTGGGGATTGAAGGCTCAAAGAGCTGATTATGTGCAGTTGGAAAGCGGGGGTGCCCTGTAAAGCGGCGCGATCGAGCCTGAGATGACCATAAGTCACAACGGCTCATATTCATGCACGATCTCCAGATCGTCTTCGTCATCGAGTTCGTCGCTCGGCAGAACGCCGAACTCGTCGCCGGACCTGAACAGCGTGACTGGAACCATCAGGGTGCGGGCGAGCTGGAAGGCGTGGGTCTGCGCAAGCGAAAGATCGGTGTTCATCTGAGGCTCCATCTTTCGAGCGGGCCATTCCCGCTCGATGGCTCCCGTCAGTGTCCGGAACCGGTCGCGATCACCGCGAAGGCTTAAGCCGAAGCGGCCGCAGCTTGCTAGCGGACCCCGTCAGTGGGTTGATCGACGGAGATCCGGGCTGGAATAGGAAGCCATCCATCAAGAGCGGGATTGGGACGCCTCAATGGACCAGCCTCCGACAAACAACGATCGTGCTGATGCGGATCTTGTTGTAGCCTCGATTACCTGATGCTACCTTCTTTTCGCTCCGGTCATCAGGTCACGGTCGATGCCTATGACTGCTGGAGGCGGATCACAGACGACGTGAAGCCGCGAACGCTGGACGTTCGCGATTGTGGGCCATAGGGAGCCGCCTCTTGAAAAGCCGACACGCAACCGATATATATTGAGCATAGTCGAGAGCGCTGATCCGTCGGTGCGTTGAACGATTGTTTCACTCGGCTTACCGAATTGGAGCGGACCGCATGCGGTCCGCTTTTTCGTTTCAGGGGGATTCGTTGCATCTACTATATCTCGACGAGTCTGGTCACTCGCATGATCCAAGCTCCGACTTCTTTGTCCTTGCAGGCTTTAGTATATTCGAGCGCCAAACGCATTGGCTGGAAGCCCAGATAGATCCTGTAGCGGCGCGCTTTAGCTCAACCAATCCTCGAGAAATCGAGTTCCATGGAAACCCAATGCGCTCGGGCAACGGTACCTGGAAAGGTGTGCCTCCAACGACAGAGTTCAAGCCGTCGTCGATATCTCGTCGCTACTGTCAGACAAGCAATTGCAGTTGAAGGTCTACGCCTGCGTCATCGAAAAGAAGCTCTTCTC includes the following:
- a CDS encoding ArsR/SmtB family transcription factor gives rise to the protein MCVIPLSNSSRIVEIWYERQALSSFAALSQETRLAIVRALVIAGPEGLAAGVIAERMGVSATNVSFHLKELERSGLISQRRESRSIIYNASYDALADLVKFLMEDCCAGHQVIRESVERGGDCCSPAGKDDVVA
- a CDS encoding tyrosine-type recombinase/integrase; the protein is MSAGSRRKHRNVVLRLLVGCVKDGRVDIANLNHSHIRQFVLGEQGRKPATIRSYSVSIRCYLRYRALLGDDVRRLVKAIPAPAVKTPARLQTGFSPAELERLLEVSAEIGRTRKRVHAIIRCLADLGMRSIEVTSLTLDDIDWEKGMIRVRSTKSRRSDPMPLPYATGEAIADYIVHERQATQHREVFVRHVAPLGEPITPRSVQRAVYAVYDRLGWDCTRIHIFRHTIASRLVNDAVPLKQVADIMRHRSVVTTAATPASIKTGWRP
- a CDS encoding DUF3800 domain-containing protein translates to MRSAFSFQGDSLHLLYLDESGHSHDPSSDFFVLAGFSIFERQTHWLEAQIDPVAARFSSTNPREIEFHGNPMRSGNGTWKGVPPTTEFKPSSISRRYCQTSNCS